The Cryptomeria japonica chromosome 2, Sugi_1.0, whole genome shotgun sequence region CTCTTCCAATGAATCATAAcatcaaaataattttcataaacttTTGTTTGTACTTCATGAGAGTCAAATTCTACAATTGGTGCATACTTTCTAGTAGTATCTGCTGGTGATGGAATTATCATCCAAGTTAATGTAGCGTAGTTGAATTCAACAATCTCGCCATTGTTTGTATGATTTCTCATCTAGTAAAATCTTCCCTTACAACAAAAACCTCTTCCCAATGGATAGTATGAATTTTCAACATGTATTTGATTCCATGAATCTGATTTTGACTCATAAATTTCAATATAGCATTGACCATTGCAGTTCTTGTAGTATTGTCCAAGAAAGATTATTAACTGATTAGTGGAGGAGACATAACTTGTCACCATAAAATCAGTATGTATTGTTGTTGCAATATCTCTTATAGAAGAAAGTTCAATCCAAGACGACATACTTGCATTTGATTTGTCATATATGTAGaaattgaaatcaaaatctttTATCCATTTTGAGCAACAATAGATATTATTGGATACCATCTCTATGCATTTGCAATACTTTGGGAATTTTGTTGCAGGTACCCTATAGAAATTTGCATCACCTTCCATTACCCATGGTTTATCCTTGTTGATTCAAATGGAAAAAAGTGCAATAAGAAATTACTTTTTGGAGGAGAATTATCTGAAAATATGTTTCCCAAAGTATCTGGTTTTGAAAGGATGTATTTCCAACTCTTACATACCAATTTCATTCTTGACAAATGTCTGGTAGACAATTTTCTTATAATCATTAACAACAACAGTTCTGATAGGCCTTCCCACATGCTTTTGGGTTTTTTATCCTCCATCAAACCTGCACCATGTTAACATATTCAAATGTTGTGCAACATTTTTCTCAAAAATATAGAAAACAAAATGGTTAGAGAACTTCAATTGTTAGATTAATGGTACTTTCAATGTTTAAGTTTTTATTAGTATTTACAATAGTGAGACGGTTACAATTAATTTAGTTACAataaaattcttttaaaaaaaatctaaatataaaATTATACATAAGAATGATCAAGTAAAAGCTTTATGTGGCGACTATATATTTGTTCAATCTACATGTATAGTTTGTAATGTTATATGATTACAATATTTGTGGGTTTGAATAATAATTTATGGATCAAAGTATGTAAATATTTTATAggaattataaaatatttatggaAATATAGTAAATGAAGTTGCTTCTAAATGTTGTAGTTTTTTTTCTTCAGCTTTTTGTTTTTCACTAATtagtattaatttttatttaatgctCTTTATATGAATTTACATATTGAGGAAACAAACATACAGAGTGGAAGAAAATATTGACGAGGTACTTTATAAATCACAACCTCTTAGTAAGGACTCATACAATGGAATTTTGAAATTGTattctatttttgaaaataaaaagtgACAAAAATATTGTTGCATGCATTAGATAATGGCTAGCATGTTTACATTCTTCTGTGATATTAAATCCCAATTTATTGTGACCTTTAAACTTTAGTTCTTGAATACgataaaaagttttttaaaaaaacctcTCAAATAGATCATTGAAATAAATAGTGTTTTAATTTTAAGACGAGATAAGTATTGAATAAGAAAAATTTAAGAAGtcaaatttttgaaaattcaacTAAAAGTAGTGAGAACTTAAATCCCGCTTTTGGTACTTTGTTCTATTTAAAGTCACTAATATTTGTAGTCTAGATAGCATTTATTGAAATCAAATCTTTAGTTGTAGGATTGATGATGTCAAACCAATATAGGTGCTCAAAGGTGCGTCGGTGGAGATGCCAAGTGCCAGTGTCTTCATTTCTTTTTGGAAAGAAATTGCAAATTGTTTGTGTCCATGTTGGAATTTGTTCTCTGACAATCTTAGGTATGCGTTCATAGTACGGTATATTTTTAAAAACTCCTTGTGGACCCCATCTATCTATAAGTTGTCGATTCCATATACTGTCCGATTGAGATGCAAACTGCATACGAAATAGTTGTCCATGATAGTGTAGGTTTGATAGGCCAATAGTACTCATATGTGGTCCTCCAAGCATTGTTGTTAAATAAAGTGGCCCATTTCCTTGGAATATAGTTTGGTAATCAATTTCATGTCTCATTGGAGGCGACTCAAACCAAACCTCTCCTGGAACAAATTGTACTTCTGTTGGATCACAATTTTCACAACTGATTAATTTTGTGATTTCAGGATCTCTGTAGAACTGATTGGAATTTCTAAGAGCTGGTGGTCGATAAGTAATTAAGCCTCTCTCTTGTAGGAATATTTTGGAAGACAAAAAGGCAGTTCTTTCTGCATTATGGATCATTTGAAGATCATTATGTTCAAACATGTGATCAACTGTAATGGTCCTATGTCTTAACATATTCTTTTTGTTGAATTGTAACCCCTGCTATGCAACAAAAAAGTAATTTATTGAAAGTAATTTAGTTTCGCCACCTTACATCTGCAAATTCCAATGGCATAGTAAATAATGGTATATAAAAATAATTGACAGTGATATACATGTAATCAATTATGACATAACCATATAGATGCAATATATTTGAATAAAATAAGCCTGATAAAAACAAACATTACAAGATTATTGTATATTGACATGagctaaataaatttaatttttattacataaaaaatataatgCTTATGATAATATGTTAGAATAACTTATTTCTAAAGCTTTCAgtctattttcttcatttttgtgtttttcaacttgttttccctttttcattttttcatatcaATCATATATAAATGGTGGAATTATTCGTACTCCTTCTAAGGACTTTACACGAGAGATAGCTACAAATGTCATTCATGTTCTTTCAGTTGGACCTATATCAATTATTGCTTTTTCAAGTGTTAGACCTTGTGATTTATGTATTGTCATTGCCCAAGCCAATCTCAATGGTATGCGGGTCATAGATCTTCTATGTGTTACATTGATAGGAACTGTTTGTGGGTTTTGAGCATCGAACGGTATTCTAGAGTAAGTATCAAACTTAACCATTACATACATTGGTGGTTCTGGTGGCATACTTCCAGGTTTGTATACAATGTTTTCAACATATCCGAAAGCTCCATTTACAAGACCCGCTTCTATCCATAGATTAATAGTTAACATTACTCTTGCATTCTTCGAGATAAACAATTCCATATCAAGTTCATCTTGCAAACTTCGTTCCATTACACTAAGATTTCCAGATTTTGCTACAACACTGCGTGCCACGGGTTCTTTTAGTAAATATAATTTTTTCCTGTTATGATTGTGAACATTATCATTTGTGGAGAATAAATGAACATTATTGTCAAACTCCTCATTCATTGTTGCGGTGAGATTACTATTTGTTCTTGACATTAACAACTTCCAATCATTAATAGTAGGGTGTGCTTCTCTCATGTTTGTCAATAGTTCACGAAATTGCTTTTGTTGTATATCTTCTCCATCCTATCTAAATATTTTTTCCAACATTACCACAATTTTGAAGTCTTCCCACAATAGTTTTGCTCATTTGTTGCTATCATATGCTGCTTTGTCTGTAACCGGAGGCAACTAATTTAGATCTCCAACTAAAATCATAGAAATAcctggaaaaaataaaaaatagtaatggCTATATTATAAATTGACAGTTTAATTTTTTTATACATATAATTTGCATTTAGTATTATgcaataaaattttaataatagtGAATTGCAATTGTGCATTTACCTCCAAAGTTGATATTACGATTTTCTGGGAATGCTTGATGAAGTCTACAATCTATATTCTCCAACATTTTTTctccaatgaagctcatttcatcaatcaatatgTATTTGATATGAGACATTTCTTCTTGAAAATGTGTttatcttgttccttctagttcaCTAAAATCTTTTATTGAAATTTTTAACTTCGAATGAATTGTAGATGCGCTTATGTTGAATGTTGCAACTCCGGTTGGTGCAAGCAGTAAAAGGAGAGATTGATTAGGCATGGCTGCATTTTTGAGAGATTTACTGATTGCACCAATGAGATGTGactttcttgttcttgttgttccTTGAACTATCATATACAATGGTGTCACATTTTTATCCATAGAATAGTGTGACATAATAATGCATAATGCTTTTTCTTGTTTTCCACTAAGGCTTTTGTAATCGATATGTTCTGCTACATCTTTATATATATGGCATCCATTATCTCTCACTATATTGATGAAGTTGATTGCTCGAGATGTGTATTCATCACCTGGATATCGGAAAGACCAATTTGTTTGCCTATTAATATCTCTTCTTCCAAACATATCTATTTCAGAAACTTGCATTAATTGATCATGATGTAATCTGGAAATGACTTCCCATTCATGCTCTATAGTGTTTCCATGAACAAATTCATTTTCTTCAGTTTCTGAATCACTACTATTCTCGTTATTTTCTACATTATTTGTTCTCTCCACATGCCATGGATTATAATTAAATGACTCCCAATTTGATATTATGGACTTTTTGTCATCACCAATATCTATTCTTATGTCACAGAAAGGTTTGTAGAGTAACAATTCCGAaaaacaaaaatcaacaaattttcTTGCCTCACGTTGAGGCATGGATAAAAATCTTGGAAACACTCTAACTATTGTTGCATTTTTTCTGGCCTGTCATTTGTTATTACTTTTTTGTCTATTATTATAAATCCATGATCTAGTTGCATCAATCATTGTGACAGCTTCCATAGACAATGGCCTTGTTCTATATCCATTGATGAATGATTTTGTTtgttcttcattttcctcttcatcatttatAGCCACAGGTTTGAATACTTCACGCGAGACATTCAGATTAACAAACTGTCTACTGCTTTCAACGAGTGGAAGTTCTAACAACATGTGAGATGTTTCTTGAGCTCCAACATCTCTCTCAATAATAGTTTCATTTAGAAGTTTCCTATATGCTTTTGTTGCAAGATCATCTCGGTTCTCAATATTTGCAAGACACATCAACATTTGATGGTAGGTTTCTGAACTTTTCTTTGCTTTTGCTGCATACTTTGCAATATATTTTATCACAACATGTTTTGAGAGAACAGGTTGCCAATCTATGTTGGCTCTCCATAATTGCAATATATAATGATTATGTGAATTGACTCTATCATCATTCCTTGCTGGATCCAAAAAAAATTCACCGGTATCTTTATCCTCATATAATTTTGAACCATGCAAATTTAAATTCCAAGGAGCATTGTATCTACAATTTATATAAAGAAAAATTATCCAGCATTGTTGCAATATTATACTTACtctttatatataaaatttaaattttttaaagtacATACCTGCAAACCATGCTTCCTTTTTTCTTTCTTAAGCATGCACCCTCTCTACAGATTGTATGTCTTTGTACAGTGTTTAGGATTTCTTCATAATCTTGATCTATATCCATTTGAATAAGTTGTCTTGTATTTTTTAAGCATGGATGTAGAGAAAAAATTGGAAATGTCTACAGTAACAAATATTAATGTATTAATTGGCTATTCGTATAGGTGTTTACATTTCTGATGTAGAACAAAAAAATTCATTGTTCATCGTAATTATACCTATACATTTCGCTGATGAATATCGGCTCTTggattccatgcatgaacaatggaATGAAAATATTTTTCTGCAATTTTTACTTCCTATTCATTAGACCAATCTATATTATCCATATTTGGTGCTCCATGTATCCATAAGAATCCATGAACATGTGGTGATCCCCTGTGTTGCCACTCGTATCTGCACCAATAGTCTTTAACATTGAAGCCCTTTtctaatatttattttctaaagttTGAATGTCTTAAATGCATATACTGGGAAACTATGTGAGGGTAGTCGATAATGTTTTGTTTCCTCCATATTTGAGCTTCACATGGATTACTTGGTGTTGTTCCTGGCATCAATTCATGTAAATCTGGCCAATACAAATCAGCTGCACTTAGTGTGAAGAATATTGTTGGTGTTCCTATTTGATGTAGCATGTCAGATAGTTATGCTCTGCATTTTGCCCAGTATGACCTGGTTCCTCTTAATGTTGTCCCAAATCGCATCAACTTATCAACCAGGTGTGAGGTTGGCAACTGCTCCATGTGCTCACGCAATTCATTTATGGTGATGGGCAAATCTTGAAAGTTTCTTTTTGCAAAAACCGCACTTGAACTGTGTGCTCGATGTCTCATTATCATGTTCATCATGTAGTACCTAAATCTTGGGTGTTTGCCAAAACGGTGATCCCTATACCGAAGCAAATGCTTAACATATTCATGGAGGTGAACTTGTCTTATTTGTGGTTCTAACCAGTCACATCTAACATCATCAAACAGTGTTGGGACATATTTGTTAATTGGAGACACACCAATTGCAGGCCAATCAATCATTCTTAAAGGATTTGCATGTGGGTTATTAATCCATGCATGGATTAATTCCATTTCTTTTTGCACATTAGGTGGTCTTGAAGCCATCGAAGTAGTGTGatctattatgtttctttcatctgTCTCCATAATCGAGCCAACAAATACTATTTGATTTGAATCATAATCAAATTCCATATTAACTGTTTTCATTTGCTTGAATATATTGTGCTCACAATCTCTTTCCACATTGTTTAGAGCATTAACATCAATTGTGACATCAGAGTAGAACTTATCATTTTCAACTTTGTATTGTAGTGCTTTGTACACATGATCTCTATTCACTGTAAAATTATAGTTTGTGCCTTTTTGATCTTTTCTACGAACAATAATTATTGACAACTCTTTGATTGAACGAGGAAGAAATTTTGAAATTCGTTGAATATTCTGTGGAAAACTTATCGTGTGACCTTTGTATTTATATTGACCACCTGTTGCATGTGTAACCTGTAAAATTGGATTTACTCAAGCAATCAACATTTCTTCTACCTGAGTTAGATTAGCAAGTTCTCTGGGTTGTGGCCCTAGGTCTatattatttgaagaagaaaatcTGTTGTTTCCTTTTTCTTGCCAACACCTATTATAAACAGGACCTTCTGATGTGCGTATGACTTTTATTCCAAGGTAACATTCTTGGCACACATAACACATTGTTGGACAACGAAAGCTATCTATTCGGTTTCGAAAAATGACTTACAGATTTCTAAAATCATTTTGAAGCATTTCACTATGATTGTTTACATTGTTTTCCATTCTTTCATTTAAGTTATCATGTTGTACATATTGACTATTTTCAGGCACATACTCATTTGTCAGTGATTCTTTTGTAATTCCTTGTCGTCTATTTCTACTGAAATTTTCTTCTTCTCCATGTACATTTTctaattcttttatttccaaatctTTGTTCAactgctaaagatgataaagatgagaccattgctaaacaagtTGAAGATTCGTataaacaagaagatggagagaaattctattattgccaaaattctatttgatgctctcaattctattggaaagaataccaaagaaagagataagagagccactcaaagagtgattacaacctccttagtaagccatcaattaaggaaggctcgtcaaatgagacaaacttgtgttgattttaacataaaccataaaactttggatagagcacttgcacgaagacaaagacttgacgatccacttcaacatgatacatgggcttttggtgggaggcttccacatgttgatagaaagttgtctGACAAtatgaaggaggagattcaacaattttggcactctaattctagagtatcacccaatgcaaaggacgttttgaaattaagaatcgacaaccgagaccgcacaccgcatcccaaacatttcttggaatcaagccaaacaatgttgtacaatttttttgtcaagtacatccaactttgcaaatatcacaaagggcctttgaatctttgaagccattttattgtgttcctcttaagattcgtaatacttattattgcaagtaccatgtggagttttcaatgtaccgtgaacttttatgccatattggttctacgatgcatactaatgagatgttgcaggagtgtggtgcaatgctatttccgagatcatcaagagacttgcaagatctatttttatgccctagagatgatggctgctatttctatagaaatgattgtttgaatgagaagtgctcccaatgtggtgggttgtcaaagtttgtttcatgttttcatgagggaagcgaacatgagtttggaaagaattatgttgagaaaaaaatatatgagatagtgaaatatactttgaagagtggaggtgaaggttctagatgcaaattactctcaagagaagtgagcgttgctgattttattttggattttaaggaaaatcttttttacaagtatgcaaggcacacccataggtctcggtggttggatcaacagttctggatgtgtaagaactctttgcCGATTGGCACTGttatatcggtggttgattttgcagagaactatacattgcaatgacagaatgaggtacagtctcaatactacaattcaatccagattgctatttttgttcacattacatatagacatgctcctgatagtacagaagaggacaggaagataatcaaggagtatcatttttatatgagtgatgatagatcacactcccccgagtatgtgcaacattctttcaagatttttcttgagttcttgcatgagaaagatattataattgatcgacatatcatatcaAGAATGTTTGTATGTTtgattggttgagtagaatgcatttAGAGAgggatatacctcatatttggtgttttttttaggcagggcatgggaagggggagcatgatggagcatgtgcatgtttgaagagagctctagctaAGGAGCAATAGAGGATTTCAGGtgaaaatttctctgatgcacgttctattgttgattggtgtagttcagcattgtcacatggaggtactcttaaTTCAGTAGTgaccaaattcttttggttggttgaggagagaacattgggatacagattggattgtgaaacaattaaagattcttcaaagatgcatccATTTCTTAGCTCATATGCAAGTACATGGACTATTTGGACacaag contains the following coding sequences:
- the LOC131869345 gene encoding uncharacterized protein LOC131869345, whose protein sequence is MVCRYNAPWNLNLHGSKLYEDKDTGEFFLDPARNDDRVNSHNHYILQLWRANIDWQPVLSKHVVIKYIAKYAAKAKKSSETYHQMLMCLANIENRDDLATKAYRKLLNETIIERDVGAQETSHMLLELPLVESSRQFVNLNVSREVFKPVAINDEEENEEQTKSFINGYRTRPLSMEAVTMIDATRSWIYNNRQKSNNK